In a single window of the Rhodamnia argentea isolate NSW1041297 chromosome 2, ASM2092103v1, whole genome shotgun sequence genome:
- the LOC115738592 gene encoding cysteine proteinase 15A-like gives MYRLPLVLFSIIAAATVGIAPAKPVERDDTLIRQVVSEESREDDLVLGAERHFSDFKLRFGKAYATPEEHDYRLGVFKENLLRAKLHQQLDPSAVHGVTKFSDLSPEEFRRKFLGLKRLRLPADANKAPVLPTEDLPTDFDWRDRGAVTGVKDQGACGSCWSFSAAGALEGAHFLSTGELVSLSEQQLVDCDHECDPEERGACDSGCSGGLMTTAFEYTLKAGGLEREEDYPYTATDRGSCKFDKSKIAASVSNFSVVSLDEEQIAANLVKNGPLAVGINAVYMQTYIGGVSCPYICSKNLDHGVLLVGYGSAGYAPIRFKEKPFWIIKNSWGQNWGENGYYKICRGRNICGVDSMVSTVAAIHTTAH, from the exons ATGTACCGTCTCCCTCTCGTCCTCTTCTCCATCATCGCCGCGGCGACGGTCGGGATCGCTCCGGCGAAGCCCGTCGAGCGCGACGATACGCTGATCAGGCAAGTCGTGTCGGAAGAAAGCCGCGAGGATGACTTGGTCCTCGGCGCGGAGCGCCACTTCTCCGACTTCAAGCTCCGGTTCGGCAAGGCCTACGCCACGCCGGAGGAGCACGACTACCGGCTCGGCGTCTTCAAGGAAAACCTCCTTCGCGCGAAGCTCCACCAGCAGCTCGACCCCTCGGCGGTGCACGGCGTCACCAAGTTCTCCGACCTCTCTCCGGAGGAGTTCCGCCGGAAGTTCCTCGGCCTGAAGCGGCTCCGCCTCCCGGCCGACGCCAACAAGGCGCCCGTTCTGCCTACCGAGGATCTCCCGACGGATTTCGACTGGCGCGATCGTGGTGCCGTCACCGGCGTCAAAGACCAG GGGGCGTGTGGGTCGTGCTGGTCTTTTAGTGCGGCCGGAGCTCTGGAAGGAGCTCATTTTCTGTCCACTGGAGAGCTTGTGAGCTTGAGTGAGCAGCAACTTGTGGACTGTGACCACGAG TGTGACCCTGAAGAACGAGGTGCATGTGACTCAGGATGCAGTGGCGGGCTGATGACAACTGCCTTTGAATACACGCTTAAAGCTGGTGGGCTAGAGCGAGAGGAAGACTATCCTTACACCGCGACTGATCGTGGCTCGTGCAAATTTGACAAGAGCAAGATTGCCGCATCAGTTTCGAACTTCAGTGTTGTTTCCCTGGACGAGGAACAGATTGCAGCCAATCTTGTTAAGAACGGTCCCTTGGCTG TCGGGATCAACGCAGTGTATATGCAGACATACATAGGAGGAGTGTCGTGCCCATATATTTGCTCTAAGAATCTAGATCATGGGGTGCTCTTGGTTGGGTACGGATCTGCCGGTTACGCTCCCATCCGGTTCAAAGAGAAGCCATTCTGGATAATCAAGAACTCGTGGGGACAGAACTGGGGCGAGAATGGATATTACAAGATCTGCAGGGGCCGTAACATCTGTGGCGTCGACTCGATGGTTTCCACCGTGGCTGCTATTCACACCACAGCTCATTAG
- the LOC115738591 gene encoding V-type proton ATPase subunit a3-like isoform X1, with translation MRRNGGGWPTMDLLRSEPMQLAQLIIPIESARPTISYLGDLGLFQFKDLNADKSPFQRTYAAQMKRCGEMARKLRFLREQMIKAGLSTSTRPSAGTDVDVEKLEVKLGELEAEIIEMNANNEQLQRTYAELAEYKLVLQKAGEFFHSTKSIAAIQQRELKAQSLGEGSIDSPLLLEQEMVTDPSKQVKLGFVSGLLQRDKSTAFERILFRATRGNVFLKQAVVEEPIRDPSSGEKVEKNVFVIFYSGERAKNKIVKICEAFAANRYPFADDTSKQFQMITEVSGRLSELKTTIDVGLLHQASLLQDIAHQFEHWNLLVKKEKSIYHTLNMLSIDVTKKCLVAEGWCPVSATTQIQNVLQRATLDCNSQVGAIFHVLHTEESPPTYFCTNKFTTAFQEIVDAYGVAKYQEANPGVYTIITFPFLFAVMFGDWGHGICLLMATLYFIFREKSLSNQKLGDITGMIFGGRYVILMMALFSIYTGLIYNEFFSVPFDIFGPSAYACRDLSCRDASTQGLIKVHSTYPFGVDPVWHGTRSELPFLNSLKMKMSILLGVAQMNLGIVLSYFNARFFANDLNIRYQFVPQIIFLNSLFGYLSLLIIVKWCTGSQADLYHVMIYMFLSPMEDLGENQLFVGQKFLQVMLLLLALAAVPWMLFPKPFILKKQHEERHRGQSYAILHSVDDPLEMDLHPNSHGHEEFEFSEVFVHQLIHTIEFVLGAVSNTASYLRLWALSLAHSELSSVFYDKVLLLAWGFNNTLVLIIGIIVFISATVGVLLVMETLSAFLHALRLHWVEFQNKFYEGDGYKFQPFSFTSLSEEDE, from the exons ATGAGGAGGAATGGAGGTGGTTGGCCGACGATGGATCTGCTCCGGTCCGAGCCAATGCAACTGGCTCAGCTCATCATTCCCATCGAATCGGCTCGTCCGACCATCTCCTATCTCGGCGATCTCGGCCTCTTCCAGTTCAAAGAC CTTAATGCAGACAAGAGCCCCTTCCAGAGGACATATGCTGCCCAG ATGAAAAGGTGTGGAGAGATGGCACGCAAGCTACGGTTTCTAAGGGAGCAAATGATAAAGGCTGGTTTGTCGACATCAACAAGGCCTTCGGCAGGCACTGATGTAGATGTGGAAAAGTTGGAG GTGAAACTCGGAGAACTTGAAGCAGAAATTATCGAAATGAATGCAAACAACGAACAGTTACAACGCACCTATGCTGAATTAGCGGAATACAAGCTTGTTCTTCAGAAG GCTGGTGAGTTTTTTCATTCAACTAAAAGCATTGCTGCCATTCAACAAAGAGAACTCAAAGCTCAGTCTCTTGGTGAAGGATCAATCGACAGTCCCTTATTATTGGAGCAA GAAATGGTGACGGATCCTTCAAAGCAAGTTAAGTTGGGTTTTGTCAGTGGCCTGCTGCAGAGAGATAAATCAACAGCTTTCGAAAGAATTTTGTTCCGTGCGACAAGGGGAAATGTGTTTTTGAAGCAAGCCGTTGTTGAGGAGCCCATTAGAGATCCTTCCTCTGGAGAAAAG GTTGAGAAAAATGTATTTGTTATCTTCTACAGTGGAGAGAGAGCAAAGAACAAAATCGTGAAAATATGTGAAGCATTTGCAGCAAATCGGTATCCATTTGCAGATGATACAAGCAAGCAATTTCAAATGATAACAGAG GTGTCTGGAAGACTCTCGGAGTTGAAGACAACTATCGATGTGGGGCTATTACACCAAGCAAGTCTACTTCAGGACATTGCTCATCAATTTGAGCACTGGAACCTTCTG gtgaagaaggaaaaatccaTATACCATACACTAAATATGCTAAGCATTGATGTGACCAAGAAATGTCTTGTTGCAGAAGGTTGGTGTCCAGTTTCTGCAACCACTCAG ATTCAAAATGTGCTGCAAAGGGCGACCTTAGACTGCAACTCACAAGTGGGAGCAATATTTCATGTTCTGCATACCGAGGAATCACCACCTACTTACTTCTGTACAAATAAGTTCACTACtgcttttcaagaaatcgttgaTGCATATGG AGTAGCCAAATATCAGGAAGCAAATCCCGGAGTTTATACGATTATcacctttcctttcctttttgctgTAATGTTCGGTGATTGGGGCCATGGCATATGCTTGTTGATGGCAACTTTGTACTTTATCTTCAGAGAAAAAAGCCTTTCTAATCAG AAACTTGGGGACATCACAGGCATGATATTTGGTGGTCGTTATGTCATCTTGATGATGGCCCTGTTCTCAATCTATACTGGACTGATATACAATGAATTCTTTTCTGTCCCATTTGACATATTTGGGCCCTCTGCCTATGCTTGTCGAGATCTCTCTTGCAG GGATGCATCTACCCAGGGATTAATAAAGGTCCATTCTACTTATCCATTTGGTGTTGATCCAGTGTGGCATGGTACTCGAAGTGAGTTACCCTTTCTCAACTCActgaagatgaagatgtctatTTTACTGGGAGTTGCCCAGATGAATCTGGGAATTGTGCTGAGCTACTTCAATGCTAGATTCTTTGCAAATGATCTGAACATCCG GTACCAATTCGTTCCCCAAATAATATTCTTGAATAGCCTGTTTGGCTACCTGTCACTCCTTATAATAGTCAAATGGTGCACCGGATCACAAGCCGATCTGTACCATGTAATGATATATATGTTCTTGAGTCCTATGGAGGACCTAGGCGAAAATCAGCtttttgttggccaaaaatttcTACAG GTTATGTTACTTTTGTTGGCCCTAGCTGCAGTTCCATGGATGTTATTCCCCAAGCCTTTTATCTTGAAGAAGCAACATGAGGAA AGGCACCGAGGGCAATCATATGCAATCCTTCACAGTGTCGATGACCCTCTCGAGATGGATCTCCATCCCAATTCCCACGGCCATGAGGAATTTGAGTTTAGTGAGGTCTTTGTCCACCAACTTATACATACCATAGAGTTCGTACTTGGAGCAGTTTCTAATACAGCATCTTACCTCCGATTATGGGCTCTCAG TCTGGCCCATTCGGAGCTGTCCAGTGTATTCTATGACAAAGTTTTACTTCTTGCATGGGG GTTCAATAACACCCTCGTGCTCATCATTGGCATCATCGTCTTTATCTCTGCCACTGTCGGTGTGCTACTAGTGATGGAAACTTTAAGCGCATTCTTGCATGCTTTGCGACTTCACTGGGTGGAGTTCCAAAACAAGTTCTATGAGGGAGATGGTTATAAGTTCCAGCCCTTTTCATTCACATCACTTAGCGAGGAGGATGAATGA
- the LOC115738591 gene encoding V-type proton ATPase subunit a3-like isoform X2 → MKRCGEMARKLRFLREQMIKAGLSTSTRPSAGTDVDVEKLEVKLGELEAEIIEMNANNEQLQRTYAELAEYKLVLQKAGEFFHSTKSIAAIQQRELKAQSLGEGSIDSPLLLEQEMVTDPSKQVKLGFVSGLLQRDKSTAFERILFRATRGNVFLKQAVVEEPIRDPSSGEKVEKNVFVIFYSGERAKNKIVKICEAFAANRYPFADDTSKQFQMITEVSGRLSELKTTIDVGLLHQASLLQDIAHQFEHWNLLVKKEKSIYHTLNMLSIDVTKKCLVAEGWCPVSATTQIQNVLQRATLDCNSQVGAIFHVLHTEESPPTYFCTNKFTTAFQEIVDAYGVAKYQEANPGVYTIITFPFLFAVMFGDWGHGICLLMATLYFIFREKSLSNQKLGDITGMIFGGRYVILMMALFSIYTGLIYNEFFSVPFDIFGPSAYACRDLSCRDASTQGLIKVHSTYPFGVDPVWHGTRSELPFLNSLKMKMSILLGVAQMNLGIVLSYFNARFFANDLNIRYQFVPQIIFLNSLFGYLSLLIIVKWCTGSQADLYHVMIYMFLSPMEDLGENQLFVGQKFLQVMLLLLALAAVPWMLFPKPFILKKQHEERHRGQSYAILHSVDDPLEMDLHPNSHGHEEFEFSEVFVHQLIHTIEFVLGAVSNTASYLRLWALSLAHSELSSVFYDKVLLLAWGFNNTLVLIIGIIVFISATVGVLLVMETLSAFLHALRLHWVEFQNKFYEGDGYKFQPFSFTSLSEEDE, encoded by the exons ATGAAAAGGTGTGGAGAGATGGCACGCAAGCTACGGTTTCTAAGGGAGCAAATGATAAAGGCTGGTTTGTCGACATCAACAAGGCCTTCGGCAGGCACTGATGTAGATGTGGAAAAGTTGGAG GTGAAACTCGGAGAACTTGAAGCAGAAATTATCGAAATGAATGCAAACAACGAACAGTTACAACGCACCTATGCTGAATTAGCGGAATACAAGCTTGTTCTTCAGAAG GCTGGTGAGTTTTTTCATTCAACTAAAAGCATTGCTGCCATTCAACAAAGAGAACTCAAAGCTCAGTCTCTTGGTGAAGGATCAATCGACAGTCCCTTATTATTGGAGCAA GAAATGGTGACGGATCCTTCAAAGCAAGTTAAGTTGGGTTTTGTCAGTGGCCTGCTGCAGAGAGATAAATCAACAGCTTTCGAAAGAATTTTGTTCCGTGCGACAAGGGGAAATGTGTTTTTGAAGCAAGCCGTTGTTGAGGAGCCCATTAGAGATCCTTCCTCTGGAGAAAAG GTTGAGAAAAATGTATTTGTTATCTTCTACAGTGGAGAGAGAGCAAAGAACAAAATCGTGAAAATATGTGAAGCATTTGCAGCAAATCGGTATCCATTTGCAGATGATACAAGCAAGCAATTTCAAATGATAACAGAG GTGTCTGGAAGACTCTCGGAGTTGAAGACAACTATCGATGTGGGGCTATTACACCAAGCAAGTCTACTTCAGGACATTGCTCATCAATTTGAGCACTGGAACCTTCTG gtgaagaaggaaaaatccaTATACCATACACTAAATATGCTAAGCATTGATGTGACCAAGAAATGTCTTGTTGCAGAAGGTTGGTGTCCAGTTTCTGCAACCACTCAG ATTCAAAATGTGCTGCAAAGGGCGACCTTAGACTGCAACTCACAAGTGGGAGCAATATTTCATGTTCTGCATACCGAGGAATCACCACCTACTTACTTCTGTACAAATAAGTTCACTACtgcttttcaagaaatcgttgaTGCATATGG AGTAGCCAAATATCAGGAAGCAAATCCCGGAGTTTATACGATTATcacctttcctttcctttttgctgTAATGTTCGGTGATTGGGGCCATGGCATATGCTTGTTGATGGCAACTTTGTACTTTATCTTCAGAGAAAAAAGCCTTTCTAATCAG AAACTTGGGGACATCACAGGCATGATATTTGGTGGTCGTTATGTCATCTTGATGATGGCCCTGTTCTCAATCTATACTGGACTGATATACAATGAATTCTTTTCTGTCCCATTTGACATATTTGGGCCCTCTGCCTATGCTTGTCGAGATCTCTCTTGCAG GGATGCATCTACCCAGGGATTAATAAAGGTCCATTCTACTTATCCATTTGGTGTTGATCCAGTGTGGCATGGTACTCGAAGTGAGTTACCCTTTCTCAACTCActgaagatgaagatgtctatTTTACTGGGAGTTGCCCAGATGAATCTGGGAATTGTGCTGAGCTACTTCAATGCTAGATTCTTTGCAAATGATCTGAACATCCG GTACCAATTCGTTCCCCAAATAATATTCTTGAATAGCCTGTTTGGCTACCTGTCACTCCTTATAATAGTCAAATGGTGCACCGGATCACAAGCCGATCTGTACCATGTAATGATATATATGTTCTTGAGTCCTATGGAGGACCTAGGCGAAAATCAGCtttttgttggccaaaaatttcTACAG GTTATGTTACTTTTGTTGGCCCTAGCTGCAGTTCCATGGATGTTATTCCCCAAGCCTTTTATCTTGAAGAAGCAACATGAGGAA AGGCACCGAGGGCAATCATATGCAATCCTTCACAGTGTCGATGACCCTCTCGAGATGGATCTCCATCCCAATTCCCACGGCCATGAGGAATTTGAGTTTAGTGAGGTCTTTGTCCACCAACTTATACATACCATAGAGTTCGTACTTGGAGCAGTTTCTAATACAGCATCTTACCTCCGATTATGGGCTCTCAG TCTGGCCCATTCGGAGCTGTCCAGTGTATTCTATGACAAAGTTTTACTTCTTGCATGGGG GTTCAATAACACCCTCGTGCTCATCATTGGCATCATCGTCTTTATCTCTGCCACTGTCGGTGTGCTACTAGTGATGGAAACTTTAAGCGCATTCTTGCATGCTTTGCGACTTCACTGGGTGGAGTTCCAAAACAAGTTCTATGAGGGAGATGGTTATAAGTTCCAGCCCTTTTCATTCACATCACTTAGCGAGGAGGATGAATGA